The following proteins come from a genomic window of Lolium rigidum isolate FL_2022 chromosome 5, APGP_CSIRO_Lrig_0.1, whole genome shotgun sequence:
- the LOC124657411 gene encoding probable signal peptidase I-1 — protein MAMAPPRLLRGLIAPLPASDWLPCNQLVASASSLLHRWLPSQALPRGCPDGFKLLLVLLLVSAALAEVRFVASSSMAPTLRPGDRAVAEKVTYLFRSPAVGDIVFFRVPMALQNCGLNKDVVFIKRVLATPGDFIEAL, from the exons atggcgatggctccgccGCGTCTGCTGCGGGGCCTCATCGCGCCGCTGCCGGCGTCCGACTGGCTGCCGTGCAACCAGCTGGTCGCCTCCGCCAGCTCCCTCCTGCACCGCTGGCTCCCGTCGCAAGCCCTCCCGCGCGGCTGCCCCGACGGGTTCAAGCTCCTCCTCGTCCTGCTGCTCGTCTCCGCCGCCCTCGCCGAGGTCCGCTtcgtcgcctcctcctccatggctcccacGCTCCGCCCCGGCGACCGCGCCGTCGCCGAAAAG GTCACTTACCTGTTCCGGAGTCCGGCTGTGGGGGACATCGTCTTCTTCAGGGTGCCCATGGCACTGCAG AATTGCGGCCTAAATAAAGATGTTGTATTTATCAAGAGGGTGCTTGCAACCCCTGGGGATTTCATCGAG gcattatag
- the LOC124651909 gene encoding farnesylcysteine lyase-like has translation MMVYTEEKIHKALTFPMPSLLLRIVLLLLPSLLAATGTADDICIVGSGISGASTAFFLTNYTTSLPQLRVFERRGKVGGRLATVTIGGEDFEAGGAIIHPRNLHVRRFAALLGLSARDDGDDDWLGIWDGGRFVFSTLRPPPPGSSWLRRRLHGLANSLVLLRRYGLSLLKMDSFVQEMLQKFLLYYNGFESRPVFDSVEEMLKWSGLYGLTQRTLEEELIDAGLNSQTISELVTVITRINYGQSVSISGLAGAVSLAGSESGLWAIKGGNWQLAAGLLKTANATLHLQEGIDSISDAGDYYVLKSNEGHEYNCKVTVVATPLDEVNIKFAPPISIPPRKMQHTHATFVKGLLNPKFFGLGSVSDIPELIATMELPDIPFSSISVLKKHGEHDMTYKVFSRAKLDDTLLDQIFSIREETIRIDWPAYPHYHAPEDFAPIILDGKHLYYVNTFESAASAMETGAVAAENVARLIISRLPLGLRAGLSSAASELHIKSFTGEQDSGRVDL, from the exons ATGATGGTTTATACGGAAGAAAAGATTCACAAAGCGTTGACTTTCCCGATGCCGtccctcctcctccgcatcgtcctcctcctgctaccctccctcctcgccgccaccggcACCGCCGACGACATCTGCATCGTCGGCAGCGGCATCTCGGGCGCCTCCACAGCCTTCTTCCTCACCAACTACACCACCTCCCTCCCCCAGCTCCGCGTCTTCGAGCGCCGGGGAAAGGTCGGCGGCCGCCTCGCCACCGTCACCATCGGCGGCGAAGATTTCGAGGCCGGCGGCGCCATCATCCACCCCCGCAACCTCCACGTGCGACGCTTCGCCGCCCTCCTCGGCCTCTCCGCCagggacgacggcgacgacgactggCTCGGAATCTGGGACGGCGGCCGCTTCGTGTTCAGtaccctccggccgccgccgccgggaagcTCCTGGCTGCGCCGCAGGCTGCACGGCCTCGCCAACTCGCTCGTGCTGCTCAGGCGCTATGGCCTCTCGCTGCTCAAGATGGACAGCTTTGTGCAG GAAATGTTGCAAAAATTTCTGCTATACTACAATGGGTTTGAGTCCCGCCCTGTGTTCGACAGCGTTGAGGAGATGCTCAAGTGGTCGGGCCTGTATGGGCTCACTCAGAGGACTCTAGAGGAGGAGCTCATTGATGCTGGGCTGAATTCTCAAACTATATCAGAGCTTGTCACC GTGATAACAAGGATCAACTATGGACAAAGCGTGAGTATAAGTGGCCTTGCGGGCGCTGTGTCTTTAGCTGGCTCCGAGTCTGGATTATGGGCTATCAAAGGAGGAAACTGGCAGCTAGCTGCTGGGTTGCTTAAGACTGCTAACGCCACCTTGCATCTCCAAGAAGGCATAGACTCAATCTCTGATGCAGGGGATTACTACGTTCTGAAATCCAATGAAGGGCATGAATATAACTGTAAGGTGACGGTTGTTGCAACACCACTCGACGAGGTGAACATTAAATTTGCCCCTCCAATCTCCATTCCACCGAGGAAGATGCAGCACACCCATGCAACATTTGTCAAGGGCCTCTTGAACCCT AAATTCTTTGGTCTGGGCTCAGTTTCAGATATTCCTGAGCTAATAGCAACCATGGAGCTCCCGGATATCCCTTTCTCATCCATCTCAGTTCTGAAGAAGCACGGAGAGCATGACATGACTTACAAGGTGTTCTCGCGCGCGAAGCTGGATGACACTTTACTGGACCAGATCTTCAG CATAAGGGAGGAGACCATCCGGATAGACTGGCCTGCCTACCCCCATTACCATGCCCCTGAAGATTTCGCGCCAATCATACTAGACGGGAAGCACCTGTACTATGTGAACACCTTCGAGAGCGCTGCGAGCGCCATGGAGACAGGCGCTGTCGCGGCGGAAAACGTGGCGAGGCTCATCATCTCGAGGCTGCCTCTTGGCCTGCGAGCCGGGCTCTCGTCGGCGGCGTCTGAGCTTCACATCAAATCGTTCACTGGGGAGCAAGATTCGGGGCGGGTAGACCTGTGA